One segment of Deltaproteobacteria bacterium DNA contains the following:
- a CDS encoding type II toxin-antitoxin system VapC family toxin, producing MFYIDTSVIVAYYYPEPLSEKAEAFLMAHLRPAISTLTEVEMFSALSRKIREGQLSRKDAARIVAKFLSHVDGHFYTHLFVEPHHYRLARDWIGLFNTNLKTLDALHLAIAHLEGLTFVTADQGLAESAKVLTLEAVVLKK from the coding sequence ATGTTCTACATCGATACCAGTGTGATCGTGGCGTATTATTATCCGGAGCCGTTGAGTGAAAAGGCCGAGGCCTTTCTTATGGCCCATTTGCGCCCGGCAATCAGCACCTTAACCGAGGTGGAAATGTTTTCGGCGCTTTCAAGGAAGATTCGGGAGGGCCAGCTATCCCGCAAGGATGCCGCCAGAATTGTCGCTAAATTTCTCAGCCATGTGGATGGTCATTTTTACACCCACCTTTTTGTTGAACCGCATCATTATCGATTGGCCAGAGACTGGATTGGGCTTTTTAATACAAACTTAAAAACGCTCGATGCTTTACATTTGGCGATTGCTCATTTGGAAGGTTTGACCTTTGTAACCGCCGATCAGGGACTTGCGGAATCGGCCAAGGTCCTCACTCTGGAGGCCGTGGTGCTGAAAAAGTGA
- a CDS encoding type II toxin-antitoxin system prevent-host-death family antitoxin, whose protein sequence is MEISVKEARSKFRSILDQVQEGDEVIIRRRGKEIARLVPPRGEGKRLPALKSFRAGIRIKGESLSVVVKRGRTEERY, encoded by the coding sequence ATGGAAATAAGTGTGAAAGAGGCCCGAAGCAAATTTAGATCGATCCTCGATCAAGTGCAGGAAGGAGACGAAGTGATCATTCGTCGCCGAGGAAAGGAAATCGCCCGTCTCGTGCCGCCCAGAGGTGAGGGAAAACGTTTACCGGCCTTAAAAAGTTTTCGAGCCGGGATTCGAATCAAGGGAGAATCTTTGAGCGTAGTTGTAAAACGCGGAAGGACCGAGGAACGTTATTGA